In one Tessaracoccus palaemonis genomic region, the following are encoded:
- a CDS encoding glycosyltransferase family 4 protein produces the protein MIPVAEVAGVARHVLDATRAGIPGWAITVAAPDGPLLHALQADGHDTRSLPVSTATETVPAVRALRSLLRTERPDVAHSHLARADILLAMASVGTGVPLVSTEHGIAADPLLYNPNRTVATVKRLAHRARCTRFSSIIAVSESTRDQVLHQWHPRCPVTVIHNGIDRVPASRSASGARRFLTLSRLAPEKNLPAVLEAFSAARAELPDATLTVAGTGSQLNLLLETAAAIGLSDSVKFPGHVDAADALAHHDVLVQLSAWENCSYALLDALNAGLGVVATPVGGNPEILPPFCLTPPAPGDRVAEAMIRQATEDNRPALPPLWPSVADMTAGIARVYEKVTT, from the coding sequence GTGATCCCCGTCGCCGAAGTTGCCGGGGTCGCGCGGCACGTGCTCGATGCGACCCGCGCCGGCATTCCCGGCTGGGCGATCACGGTCGCCGCCCCCGATGGTCCGCTTCTCCACGCACTGCAAGCCGATGGGCACGACACCCGCAGTCTGCCGGTCAGTACCGCGACGGAAACCGTCCCTGCGGTGCGGGCCCTGCGGTCGCTGCTCCGAACGGAGCGGCCGGATGTGGCCCACTCCCACCTCGCCCGCGCGGACATCCTTCTCGCCATGGCCAGCGTGGGCACTGGTGTGCCGCTCGTCTCAACCGAGCACGGGATCGCCGCCGATCCGCTGCTCTACAACCCGAATCGCACCGTCGCCACGGTCAAGCGGCTGGCCCACCGGGCGCGGTGCACGAGATTCAGCTCGATCATCGCCGTCAGCGAGTCGACCAGGGACCAGGTGCTCCACCAGTGGCACCCCCGCTGCCCTGTAACCGTCATCCACAACGGCATCGACCGCGTCCCGGCCTCCCGCTCGGCATCCGGAGCACGCCGCTTCCTGACCCTGTCCCGCCTGGCTCCTGAGAAGAACCTTCCAGCAGTGCTGGAGGCTTTCTCCGCGGCGCGGGCAGAGCTGCCGGACGCGACGCTCACAGTGGCCGGAACAGGTAGTCAGCTCAATCTGCTGCTGGAGACCGCAGCCGCGATCGGCCTCTCCGACAGCGTCAAGTTCCCGGGCCACGTCGACGCGGCCGACGCGTTGGCGCACCACGACGTACTGGTGCAGTTGTCGGCGTGGGAGAATTGCTCCTACGCCCTCCTCGACGCCCTGAACGCCGGGTTGGGCGTGGTTGCGACACCGGTCGGCGGCAACCCCGAGATCCTTCCCCCGTTCTGTCTCACACCCCCTGCCCCAGGCGATAGGGTCGCCGAGGCGATGATTCGACAGGCGACCGAAGACAATCGCCCCGCGCTGCCACCCCTCTGGCCTAGCGTGGCCGACATGACAGCGGGCATTGCCCGCGTCTACGAGAAGGTGACGACATGA
- a CDS encoding sugar transferase yields MTIKGTGAWFLAGLVLLDALCILLAMELANYARGVLGFLDTGVLDAILQGLWLPATACWIVVIAVLGGYRSADLGAGLREHTSIVNSGFVMGGLLATALYLTRTPLSRVFFFALLLIGTGLLCVGRLLARRVLHELRRRGHFGSRVLVVGSRPEIAELSRVMADSTWLGLQLAGTRVDDATAADQDNDHREMVEELLSTADDLEIDLILFAAGSVPSSTDFRRYMWQFEGHHTQLAVVPSLVDVAADRVRTRPLAGLPIVFVEDPRSRGALSLGKRILDLGLSLLFIVLFSPLLIVTALLVRADGGPALYRQTRIGREGKPFAMLKFRSMVVDADQRLAELPDGHTVNQRMFKLADDPRVTRIGRFIRRYSIDELPQLFSVVIGDMSLIGPRPALPSEVSHYTADERQRLRVRPGITGLWQVSGRSDLTWEQTVRLDLRYIDNWSPWADLAILFKTVRAVLSSDGAY; encoded by the coding sequence ATGACCATCAAAGGCACCGGTGCGTGGTTTCTGGCGGGCCTGGTCCTCCTCGACGCCCTCTGCATCCTGCTGGCGATGGAGTTGGCGAACTACGCCCGGGGCGTCCTCGGGTTCCTCGACACGGGCGTCCTCGACGCCATCCTCCAGGGTCTCTGGCTGCCAGCCACGGCATGCTGGATCGTCGTGATCGCCGTTCTGGGCGGATACCGGTCCGCCGATCTCGGCGCCGGCCTGCGGGAGCACACCAGCATCGTCAACTCGGGTTTCGTCATGGGCGGGCTCCTCGCCACCGCCCTCTACCTGACGCGGACGCCACTGTCGCGCGTCTTCTTCTTCGCCCTGCTGCTGATCGGCACCGGACTGCTCTGCGTCGGGCGTCTGCTCGCCCGACGCGTGCTGCATGAGCTCCGGCGACGAGGCCATTTCGGCAGCCGCGTCCTCGTGGTCGGCAGCCGACCGGAGATCGCCGAACTCAGCCGCGTGATGGCCGACTCCACCTGGCTCGGCCTGCAGCTCGCGGGCACCCGCGTCGACGACGCCACGGCGGCGGATCAGGACAACGACCATCGCGAGATGGTCGAGGAGCTGCTCTCCACAGCCGACGACCTCGAGATCGATCTGATCCTGTTCGCGGCCGGTTCGGTCCCGAGCTCAACCGACTTCCGACGCTACATGTGGCAGTTCGAGGGCCACCACACCCAGCTCGCCGTCGTCCCCTCCCTCGTGGACGTCGCAGCGGACCGCGTCCGCACCCGACCCCTGGCCGGGCTGCCGATCGTGTTCGTCGAGGACCCCCGCTCCCGGGGAGCCCTGTCTCTGGGGAAGCGGATCCTGGATCTGGGTCTGTCCCTGCTCTTCATCGTCCTGTTCAGCCCGCTGCTGATCGTGACCGCGCTGCTGGTGCGCGCGGACGGCGGCCCCGCCCTGTATCGGCAGACGCGCATCGGGCGCGAGGGGAAGCCCTTCGCCATGCTGAAGTTCCGGTCCATGGTGGTGGACGCGGACCAACGCTTGGCCGAGCTGCCGGACGGCCACACCGTGAACCAGCGCATGTTCAAGCTGGCCGACGATCCGCGGGTCACACGGATCGGACGGTTCATCCGTCGGTATTCGATCGACGAGCTCCCGCAGCTGTTCTCCGTGGTGATCGGCGACATGAGCCTGATCGGCCCGCGGCCAGCGCTGCCCTCCGAGGTCTCCCACTACACGGCCGACGAGCGGCAGCGGCTCCGCGTCCGTCCGGGGATCACGGGCCTGTGGCAGGTGTCCGGTCGCTCCGACCTGACGTGGGAACAGACCGTCCGGCTCGACCTGAGGTACATCGACAACTGGTCCCCGTGGGCCGACCTGGCGATCCTGTTCAAGACGGTCCGGGCGGTGCTTTCGTCCGATGGGGCCTACTGA
- a CDS encoding polysaccharide biosynthesis tyrosine autokinase, translated as MTLLDLFHLTRRNLLLIAACMLGGVLVAAGYSALQPKMYSATASGYVVAASGGSVSGAFTGDTLAAARAKRYLPLASTTAVTERIAEELDGTGIAPTGISASIVSDSNIMQITAAGSSSEQAKAVADAGVKAMAAEIHRMETLEPAGITSGDATSVDGIPTTGTAAIALVPFQEAGAPGAATSPNWRLNLLIGLGAGLLIGFAAAFARKVLDVRVRTTKDMERLTDKGVLGVIPVASGLSKRSKTRRKSAKTALAQEALRQLRTNLRYVSVDDPPRSIVVTSANPGEGKSTVAANLARVLAAGGQPTVLIDADLRRPALHKEFDLDSGVGLSQVLAGDVVLRDALQGTETNLLQVLPAGRIPPNPSELVGSKQMAKLIAALATNRTVIIDAPPILPVSDAGLLTAAADGALLVVRTGKTLRDQIAVAVKRLDQVGGRLLGSTLNLASPRRLGETMYGYGRGYGYARKSYGAYYGSSSKVAGEGALLAPHVPQRVSKAAPVAAPSAVSPGREASSGDRVG; from the coding sequence ATGACCCTGCTGGACCTGTTCCATCTCACGCGACGCAACCTCCTGCTGATCGCCGCCTGCATGCTGGGCGGTGTCCTCGTTGCCGCCGGGTACTCGGCGCTGCAGCCGAAGATGTACAGCGCCACCGCCAGCGGCTACGTGGTCGCCGCCTCCGGGGGCTCGGTGTCAGGCGCGTTCACGGGCGACACCCTCGCCGCGGCGCGTGCGAAACGCTACCTGCCGCTTGCCTCGACGACGGCCGTCACCGAGCGCATCGCGGAGGAACTCGACGGAACCGGCATCGCGCCCACCGGTATCTCTGCATCGATCGTCTCGGACTCCAACATCATGCAGATCACGGCCGCTGGCTCATCGTCGGAGCAGGCGAAGGCCGTCGCCGACGCGGGTGTGAAGGCCATGGCGGCCGAGATTCATCGCATGGAGACGCTGGAGCCGGCGGGCATCACGTCCGGCGACGCGACGAGTGTCGATGGCATCCCCACCACGGGAACGGCCGCCATCGCGCTCGTCCCGTTCCAGGAGGCCGGAGCTCCGGGTGCCGCGACGTCGCCGAACTGGAGGCTCAACCTGCTGATCGGTCTGGGCGCCGGCCTGCTGATCGGATTCGCGGCCGCATTCGCGAGGAAGGTGCTCGACGTCAGGGTCCGCACCACCAAGGACATGGAACGGCTGACCGACAAGGGCGTCCTCGGGGTCATCCCCGTCGCGTCCGGGTTGTCGAAGCGGTCCAAGACCAGACGGAAGTCCGCGAAGACCGCGCTGGCCCAGGAGGCGTTGCGTCAGCTGCGCACGAACCTGCGGTACGTGAGCGTCGACGATCCGCCGCGCTCCATCGTCGTGACCAGCGCCAACCCCGGCGAGGGCAAATCAACCGTCGCTGCGAACCTCGCGCGGGTGCTCGCGGCCGGTGGACAGCCGACGGTGCTCATCGACGCGGACCTTCGTCGCCCGGCCCTCCACAAGGAGTTCGACCTTGACAGCGGAGTCGGTCTCTCCCAGGTCCTCGCCGGCGACGTCGTCCTGCGGGATGCGCTGCAGGGCACGGAGACGAACCTGCTGCAGGTCCTGCCCGCGGGCCGGATCCCCCCCAATCCCAGCGAACTGGTCGGCTCCAAGCAGATGGCCAAGCTGATCGCGGCCCTCGCGACGAACCGGACCGTCATCATCGACGCGCCGCCCATCCTGCCCGTCAGCGACGCGGGTCTCCTGACCGCGGCCGCGGACGGTGCCCTCCTCGTCGTCCGCACCGGTAAGACCCTGCGCGATCAGATCGCCGTCGCCGTCAAGCGCCTGGACCAGGTCGGCGGCCGACTGCTCGGCTCCACACTGAACCTGGCTTCACCGCGTCGACTTGGCGAGACCATGTACGGCTACGGGCGCGGGTACGGCTACGCGAGGAAGTCATACGGCGCGTACTACGGGTCGAGCAGCAAGGTGGCCGGCGAGGGTGCCCTGCTCGCCCCGCATGTGCCGCAGCGTGTGTCGAAGGCTGCGCCGGTGGCAGCCCCCAGCGCCGTGTCGCCGGGTCGCGAAGCGTCCAGTGGGGATCGAGTGGGGTGA
- a CDS encoding glycosyltransferase family 2 protein — MTLASVVIPSRGGADRLPRLLAALTAQVDPEWEAVVVLDGDVDGSEEVVAAHGDTRVRSIVFPENRGRVAALNAGFAETTGDVLIRCDDDLEPGRDYITHHKAAHETEQGGAVGLCRNRFPDTPYARVYGIDADARFQHDAYRSTNPWRYWAANVSVPREVWDRVGPYDADYRAYGWEDVDWGYRLHEAGYPVRLVRELEVPHFGAASTTVSRVDRAFHSGAARRLFEAKHGRAALGAIPAPGAGLWGALVWASTLLLRSRTRLLTTARAVDTILRGLPTPIGRKLVALLVESSAQIGYAHPAETSHGL, encoded by the coding sequence GTGACGCTCGCGTCGGTCGTGATCCCCAGCCGCGGCGGGGCCGACCGCCTGCCGCGCCTGTTGGCGGCACTGACCGCCCAGGTCGATCCCGAGTGGGAGGCCGTCGTTGTGCTCGACGGCGACGTCGACGGGTCCGAGGAGGTCGTTGCTGCGCACGGAGACACCCGGGTTCGATCCATCGTGTTTCCCGAGAACCGCGGCAGGGTCGCGGCTCTCAACGCCGGCTTCGCCGAGACGACGGGCGACGTCCTGATCCGCTGCGACGACGACCTGGAACCGGGCCGCGACTACATCACCCATCACAAGGCCGCTCACGAGACCGAGCAGGGTGGTGCCGTGGGGCTCTGCCGCAACCGATTCCCCGACACCCCCTACGCACGGGTGTACGGGATCGACGCCGACGCCCGCTTCCAACACGATGCCTACCGCAGTACCAACCCGTGGCGTTACTGGGCGGCCAACGTGTCGGTCCCGCGCGAGGTCTGGGATCGCGTCGGGCCATATGACGCCGACTATCGGGCCTACGGCTGGGAGGACGTCGATTGGGGCTACCGGCTCCACGAGGCTGGCTATCCTGTTCGTCTGGTCCGGGAGCTCGAGGTCCCGCACTTCGGGGCGGCGTCCACGACTGTCAGCCGGGTCGACCGTGCCTTCCACTCCGGCGCCGCACGTCGGCTGTTCGAGGCCAAGCACGGCCGCGCGGCGCTGGGTGCCATCCCCGCGCCAGGTGCAGGCCTCTGGGGTGCGCTGGTCTGGGCCTCAACCCTGCTGCTCAGGTCGCGGACGCGGCTGTTGACGACCGCCCGCGCGGTCGACACGATCCTTCGCGGCCTCCCGACGCCCATCGGTCGCAAGCTGGTCGCGCTGTTGGTCGAAAGCTCCGCACAGATCGGGTACGCGCACCCAGCCGAGACCTCACACGGCCTCTGA
- a CDS encoding glycosyltransferase family 4 protein: MSRLVFASNQGAVGGGEVMLLQLADAARSLGHDVTVVAPAAQPETLNLAAAQGFAAVGIHGRSARDYLLNLRAWDRSERSGLLWCNGLRPAFATAGRPGRVIHLHQQPRGPLQRMAASAAMQGAQRVLVPSQAMRLAVPSATMFANWTTELDLRHRIPGDDTVTVGFLGRLSPDKGVDVLARAIEALNTTRPGRFRLLLAGEGRFVDESDRAIVDAALGPIADVTVQAGWLDRADFFNQVDVAVFPSVWAEPFGLVAAEAMATGTPFVISDAGALPEVVGPDFPWIARSGDADDLARVIIAASENVDQTVTRAARSRWEDLYSPEAGRIRLEIMLAELDIRTPRVGTPHVALAHDYLTQRGGAERVVVAMDRAFPEAEISTSLYDPDATFPEVAAATIHTSPLNRVSGLRRNFRVGLPFFPWAFQNTPLDPTADAVIVSTTGFAHGIRTDKPKLVYCHSPARFLYLPEEYLGGPWWKSPKGWALQLVRPFLIWWDQRAAMTADKYLCNSTVVQRRIRDVYGIEATVLHPPAGLNPGGPTTSVPEIDGWPGHHLLVSRLMPYKNVDVAIDAFRGMPDERLVVVGRGPMRAALAADLPANVVMLEGLDDAQLRHLYATAKSVVAPSREDFGLTPVEGYGFGVPTLALRSGGYLDTVLDGVTGYFFEVATPKAVAAAVRHLAEHPLPSGPIREHAMLFSEEHFAAGLKHHLSDLLEQVA, from the coding sequence ATGAGCAGGCTGGTGTTCGCGTCCAACCAGGGCGCGGTGGGCGGTGGAGAGGTCATGCTGCTGCAGCTGGCCGACGCCGCGCGCAGCCTCGGTCACGACGTGACCGTCGTCGCCCCTGCGGCTCAACCCGAGACCCTGAACCTCGCGGCCGCCCAGGGATTCGCCGCTGTCGGGATCCACGGCAGATCCGCTCGCGACTACCTGCTCAATCTGCGTGCCTGGGACCGCTCCGAACGCTCCGGACTGCTGTGGTGCAACGGCCTGCGCCCAGCCTTCGCGACAGCTGGCCGGCCCGGCCGCGTCATCCACCTGCACCAGCAGCCGCGTGGCCCGCTGCAGCGCATGGCCGCGAGCGCAGCAATGCAGGGAGCCCAGCGCGTGCTCGTGCCCTCCCAGGCGATGCGCCTCGCCGTTCCGTCCGCCACGATGTTCGCGAACTGGACCACAGAACTCGACCTCCGACACCGGATTCCAGGCGACGACACCGTCACTGTCGGGTTCCTCGGGCGGCTGTCGCCTGACAAGGGTGTGGATGTCCTCGCTCGGGCAATCGAGGCCCTCAACACCACTCGCCCCGGGCGATTCCGCCTGCTCTTGGCAGGCGAGGGCCGGTTCGTAGACGAGTCCGATCGGGCCATCGTCGACGCCGCCCTCGGCCCCATCGCCGACGTCACTGTGCAGGCAGGCTGGCTGGACAGGGCAGACTTCTTCAACCAGGTCGATGTGGCGGTCTTCCCGTCCGTGTGGGCGGAACCGTTCGGACTTGTCGCCGCCGAGGCAATGGCCACCGGCACTCCCTTCGTCATCAGCGATGCGGGGGCATTACCCGAGGTCGTCGGACCGGACTTCCCCTGGATCGCACGCTCGGGCGATGCGGACGACCTGGCTCGCGTGATCATCGCCGCGTCCGAGAACGTCGACCAGACCGTGACGCGTGCGGCTCGGTCCCGGTGGGAGGACCTGTACTCGCCAGAGGCCGGGCGAATCCGTCTGGAGATCATGCTCGCGGAACTCGACATCCGCACCCCGCGGGTCGGCACGCCGCACGTCGCGCTGGCGCACGACTACCTCACCCAACGCGGCGGTGCCGAGCGCGTCGTCGTCGCGATGGACAGGGCGTTCCCCGAGGCCGAGATCTCCACATCCCTGTACGACCCCGATGCCACGTTCCCCGAGGTGGCCGCCGCCACCATTCACACATCGCCGCTCAACCGCGTCTCCGGTCTGCGTCGCAACTTCCGCGTCGGCCTCCCGTTCTTCCCCTGGGCGTTCCAGAACACCCCGCTCGACCCCACCGCCGACGCCGTCATCGTGTCCACCACCGGGTTCGCCCACGGGATCCGCACCGACAAGCCCAAGCTGGTCTACTGCCACTCCCCCGCGCGCTTCCTGTACCTGCCGGAGGAGTACCTCGGCGGCCCCTGGTGGAAGAGCCCCAAAGGGTGGGCGCTGCAGCTGGTGCGCCCCTTCCTGATCTGGTGGGATCAGCGCGCAGCGATGACCGCCGACAAGTATCTCTGCAACTCCACCGTCGTGCAGCGTCGGATCCGCGACGTGTACGGCATCGAGGCGACCGTCCTGCACCCGCCAGCAGGACTGAACCCGGGCGGCCCCACCACCTCCGTGCCCGAGATCGACGGCTGGCCCGGCCACCACCTGCTGGTGAGCCGGCTGATGCCCTATAAGAACGTCGACGTCGCCATCGACGCGTTCCGAGGCATGCCCGATGAACGGCTCGTCGTGGTTGGCCGCGGTCCCATGCGCGCCGCGCTCGCCGCTGACCTACCGGCAAACGTCGTGATGCTCGAGGGGCTGGACGACGCCCAGCTCCGGCACCTGTACGCCACCGCGAAGTCCGTCGTCGCTCCCAGCCGCGAGGACTTCGGCCTCACCCCCGTCGAAGGTTACGGGTTTGGCGTCCCGACACTCGCGCTGCGCTCCGGCGGCTATCTCGACACAGTCCTCGATGGCGTCACCGGCTACTTCTTCGAGGTTGCCACCCCGAAGGCCGTCGCCGCGGCCGTCCGCCATCTCGCCGAACACCCGCTTCCTTCGGGCCCGATCCGGGAGCACGCAATGCTCTTCTCCGAGGAGCACTTCGCGGCTGGCCTGAAGCATCACCTCTCCGACCTCCTCGAGCAGGTCGCGTGA
- a CDS encoding N-acetylneuraminate synthase family protein: MIIDRHIAPLVIDEGEPIRHALGKIDANRSRIVFVVDNHGHLIGSLSDGDIRRWLLADPDASLLSPCGRAANTRCVRAELEAPHQQVSALLRGVITHVPLLDAKGRVVAVASNDRRTLNVGRFAVGAGNPGLLIAEIGNNHQGDVELAKHLVDLAAESGADVVKFQLRDMDALYRQSGANSGGEDLGAQYTLNLLAKYSLPAERLFEVFDHARERDLEIMCTPWDPPSVRALAEYGVPALKVASADLTNHSLLREMFATGLPLIVSTGMSSEAEIVESINLLRSSASPFALLHCQSTYPAPFKDINLRYLPRLAELSGGPVGYSGHERGFHIPLAAVAMGASIIEKHFTIDRDLEGNDHKVSLLPGEFRQMVSRIRELEEALGSGEPRVVSTGEAMNRVNLAKSLVAARRIEPGHLIETADVEVRSPGRGLQPNRLPELLGRTAGRTLEPGDFFFPTDLTDASQGGRPYQFRRPWGLPVRWHDFAGLMEGTNPDFLEFHLSYKDLEVDIDEVFPHRLDLGFTVHLPDLYAGDFIVNIASEDDAIWSRSIAELQRVIDLTRRLTNHFTLDEAPVVIATMGGFTSDGFVDPSKRPEMYARVAQALERVDASDVRLTAQTLPPYPWLMGGQQYHNLFMGLEDTVDFCEQYGHRLTLDISHSKLAANFHRRSFSEYIEKLAPLTDHLHLVDAEGVDGEGPQIGEGEVDWPLLARQLDELSPGVGFIPEIWMGHTDGGAGFWLALERLEKWF; encoded by the coding sequence ATGATCATCGACCGTCACATCGCCCCCCTGGTCATCGACGAGGGCGAGCCGATCCGTCACGCTCTCGGCAAGATCGACGCCAACCGGTCCCGCATCGTCTTCGTCGTCGACAACCACGGTCACCTCATTGGATCCCTGTCCGACGGTGACATCCGCCGCTGGCTGCTCGCCGATCCGGATGCCTCCCTCTTGTCACCGTGCGGTCGCGCGGCGAACACCCGGTGCGTGCGCGCCGAACTGGAGGCCCCTCACCAGCAGGTGAGCGCGCTCCTGCGCGGCGTCATCACCCACGTACCCCTGCTGGACGCCAAGGGCCGGGTCGTCGCCGTCGCCAGCAACGACCGCCGCACGCTCAACGTCGGCCGCTTCGCCGTGGGCGCCGGAAACCCGGGCCTCCTGATCGCCGAGATCGGCAACAACCACCAGGGCGATGTCGAGCTGGCCAAGCACCTCGTCGACCTTGCCGCCGAGTCCGGTGCCGACGTCGTCAAGTTCCAGCTCCGCGACATGGACGCGCTCTACCGCCAGTCCGGCGCGAACAGCGGTGGAGAGGACCTCGGCGCGCAGTACACGCTGAACCTCCTGGCCAAGTACTCGCTGCCCGCCGAGAGGCTGTTCGAGGTATTCGACCACGCCCGCGAGCGCGACCTCGAGATCATGTGTACCCCGTGGGATCCGCCGAGCGTGCGGGCGCTGGCCGAGTACGGGGTGCCGGCGCTGAAGGTCGCCTCCGCGGACCTGACGAACCACTCCCTGCTGCGCGAGATGTTCGCCACCGGGCTGCCGCTGATCGTGTCGACGGGCATGAGCAGCGAGGCCGAGATCGTCGAGAGCATCAACCTGCTGCGCTCGTCGGCCTCCCCGTTCGCGCTGCTGCACTGCCAGTCGACGTACCCCGCGCCCTTCAAGGACATCAACCTCCGCTATCTCCCGCGCCTGGCTGAGCTGTCCGGCGGCCCCGTCGGCTACTCCGGGCACGAGCGCGGCTTCCACATCCCACTTGCCGCGGTGGCGATGGGCGCCAGCATCATCGAGAAGCACTTCACGATCGACCGCGACCTCGAGGGCAACGACCACAAGGTCTCGCTCCTGCCCGGCGAGTTCCGGCAGATGGTCTCGCGCATCCGCGAGCTGGAGGAGGCCCTCGGCAGCGGAGAGCCCCGCGTCGTGTCCACCGGCGAGGCGATGAACCGCGTCAACCTGGCGAAGTCGCTGGTCGCCGCTCGCCGCATCGAGCCCGGACACCTCATCGAGACGGCCGACGTGGAGGTCCGCTCCCCCGGCCGCGGGCTGCAGCCGAACCGGCTGCCCGAACTGCTCGGCCGCACCGCCGGCCGCACGCTCGAGCCAGGCGACTTCTTCTTCCCGACCGACCTCACCGACGCGTCGCAGGGTGGCCGTCCCTATCAGTTCCGTCGACCGTGGGGCCTGCCGGTGCGCTGGCACGACTTCGCCGGCCTGATGGAGGGCACCAACCCGGACTTCCTCGAGTTCCACCTCTCCTACAAGGACCTTGAGGTGGACATCGACGAGGTGTTCCCGCACCGTCTCGACCTGGGGTTCACCGTCCATCTCCCCGACCTCTACGCGGGCGACTTCATCGTCAACATCGCCAGCGAGGACGACGCGATCTGGAGCCGATCGATCGCCGAGCTGCAGCGCGTCATCGACCTGACCCGACGTCTCACCAACCACTTCACGCTCGACGAGGCACCCGTGGTGATCGCCACCATGGGCGGATTCACCAGCGATGGCTTCGTGGACCCCTCGAAGCGGCCCGAGATGTATGCGCGGGTCGCACAGGCCCTCGAGCGGGTCGATGCAAGCGATGTCCGGCTCACCGCGCAGACGCTGCCGCCGTACCCATGGTTGATGGGCGGGCAGCAGTACCACAATCTGTTCATGGGCCTCGAGGACACCGTCGACTTCTGCGAGCAGTACGGGCACCGCCTGACGCTGGACATCTCGCATTCGAAGCTGGCCGCCAACTTCCACCGCCGCTCCTTCTCGGAGTACATCGAGAAGCTGGCCCCCCTGACGGATCACCTGCACCTCGTGGACGCCGAGGGCGTCGACGGCGAGGGTCCGCAGATCGGTGAGGGCGAGGTCGACTGGCCGCTGCTGGCCCGGCAGCTGGACGAGCTGAGCCCCGGCGTCGGCTTCATCCCCGAGATCTGGATGGGCCACACCGACGGAGGCGCGGGTTTCTGGCTGGCGCTCGAGCGCCTGGAGAAGTGGTTCTGA
- a CDS encoding glycosyltransferase: MQAKQTRVGEGRFPVDRVIFTQSSVGQLGGIDSVNGVLARQFQARGVQIAYVSGNPPAGRPEIDGDVFVCRPLLSWTADHPLAAQYPGRMGIRLLIKRLLTPVIRIVHRARVGLFLQRLGPGDVVLLSSPGVVDALRLGPQAATKAYLVAHGHTSFEGYRLYGWLESQRRQMQFLDHLVVLTREDARRLSEALDVEVGCVANPSDVVPVPGVVREKTVVSVSRLSSEKRIDTAIRAFDLAADEVPGWRFQIYGDGVERDALEELARGCRNADRIEFCGRTDDAAAVFSGAELAILTSEFEGQPMSVIEAARCGTPTVSVGSVPEVARIAKRCGYLVDSERPEDVAATLVRAMRDEAGRHERGRLAIEFGKEHDPSSIVDQWMELFETRDPSSVTLAHPDGTLTAPAGA; this comes from the coding sequence ATGCAGGCGAAGCAGACGCGCGTCGGAGAAGGCAGGTTCCCAGTGGACCGCGTTATCTTCACGCAGAGTTCTGTCGGCCAATTGGGCGGGATTGACAGTGTCAACGGTGTCTTGGCAAGACAGTTCCAGGCACGTGGCGTCCAGATCGCGTACGTGAGTGGGAATCCTCCAGCGGGGAGGCCTGAAATCGATGGGGACGTGTTCGTGTGCCGGCCCTTGCTCTCGTGGACCGCTGATCACCCACTCGCAGCGCAATACCCGGGGAGAATGGGTATTAGGCTGTTGATCAAGCGGCTGCTCACTCCGGTGATACGGATCGTGCACCGAGCCAGGGTGGGGCTCTTTCTGCAGCGGCTCGGCCCGGGCGACGTTGTGCTACTGAGTAGTCCAGGCGTGGTGGACGCCCTTCGACTTGGGCCACAGGCGGCGACGAAGGCATATCTGGTCGCACACGGTCACACATCCTTCGAGGGGTATCGGCTCTATGGGTGGCTCGAGTCACAGAGGCGACAGATGCAGTTCCTCGACCATCTGGTCGTCTTGACGCGTGAGGACGCTCGGAGACTCTCTGAGGCACTCGACGTCGAGGTTGGTTGCGTAGCTAACCCGAGCGATGTGGTCCCAGTTCCAGGGGTAGTCAGGGAGAAGACGGTTGTTTCAGTGAGTCGCCTCTCAAGCGAGAAACGGATTGACACTGCGATCCGTGCCTTCGATCTGGCAGCTGACGAGGTGCCGGGATGGCGCTTCCAGATCTACGGGGATGGCGTTGAGCGGGACGCGCTTGAGGAACTGGCCCGGGGGTGCCGGAATGCGGACCGGATCGAGTTCTGTGGTCGGACAGATGATGCGGCAGCGGTGTTTTCAGGGGCCGAGTTGGCCATCCTGACATCAGAATTTGAGGGGCAGCCCATGTCCGTCATTGAGGCCGCGAGATGCGGGACGCCCACCGTGTCGGTCGGCAGCGTTCCGGAAGTGGCACGAATCGCGAAACGTTGTGGGTATCTCGTCGACAGTGAGCGCCCCGAGGATGTTGCGGCCACCCTGGTCCGCGCCATGCGCGACGAAGCGGGCAGGCACGAGCGCGGCAGGCTCGCGATCGAGTTTGGCAAGGAGCATGACCCGTCGTCGATCGTCGATCAATGGATGGAGCTGTTCGAGACCCGTGATCCAAGTTCGGTGACACTGGCTCACCCAGACGGCACGCTCACTGCCCCAGCAGGGGCGTAG